Proteins encoded together in one Pseudomonas sp. TCU-HL1 window:
- the dksA gene encoding RNA polymerase-binding protein DksA, with product MPTNAKQQNSQLIRGFVPYQETKGEEYMSDRMRAHFTNILNKWKQELMEEVDRTVHHMQDEAANFPDPADRASQEEEFSLELRARDRERKLIKKIDETLQLIEDNDYGWCDSCGVEIGIRRLEARPTATLCIDCKTLAEIKEKQLGS from the coding sequence ATGCCCACCAATGCAAAACAACAGAACAGCCAGTTGATTCGTGGCTTCGTGCCCTACCAAGAGACCAAGGGCGAGGAGTACATGAGCGACCGCATGCGCGCTCACTTCACCAACATCCTCAACAAATGGAAGCAGGAGTTGATGGAAGAGGTGGACCGTACCGTGCACCACATGCAGGACGAAGCCGCGAACTTCCCCGACCCGGCCGATCGTGCCAGCCAGGAAGAAGAGTTCAGCCTGGAACTGCGTGCCCGTGATCGCGAACGCAAGCTGATCAAGAAGATCGACGAGACCCTCCAGCTGATCGAAGACAACGATTATGGCTGGTGCGACTCCTGCGGCGTCGAGATCGGCATCCGTCGTCTGGAAGCCCGCCCCACCGCCACCCTCTGCATTGATTGCAAGACCCTGGCGGAGATCAAGGAAAAGCAGCTCGGCTCCTGA
- the gluQRS gene encoding tRNA glutamyl-Q(34) synthetase GluQRS, with protein sequence MTSPAYIGRFAPTPSGYLHFGSLVAALASYLDARANGGRWLLRMEDLDPPREVEGAQTAILRTLESYGFEWDGEMVRQSSRHDTYAEVIDRLYEMGLAYACTCSRKQLESHQGIYPGFCRNAQHPQHNAAIRIRVPELEYHFVDRVQGEYRQHLGREVGDFVIRRRDGLYAYQLAVVLDDAWQGINQVVRGADLLDSTPRQLYLQELLGLSQPRYLHVPLIIQPDGHKLGKSYRSPPLPADSAGPLLNRALRALGQKPPAELAGASPREVLGWGIAHWDAELIPRSRTLAEAQLR encoded by the coding sequence ATGACGTCCCCCGCCTACATCGGGCGCTTCGCCCCAACGCCCAGCGGCTACCTGCATTTTGGTTCGCTGGTCGCTGCCCTCGCCTCCTATCTCGACGCCCGCGCTAACGGCGGCCGCTGGCTGCTGCGCATGGAAGACCTCGACCCACCACGAGAGGTCGAAGGTGCCCAGACGGCAATCCTCCGCACACTTGAAAGCTACGGCTTCGAGTGGGACGGCGAAATGGTTCGCCAGAGCAGCCGCCATGACACCTATGCCGAGGTGATCGACCGCCTGTACGAAATGGGCCTGGCCTATGCCTGCACCTGCTCGCGCAAGCAGCTGGAGAGCCATCAGGGCATCTATCCCGGCTTCTGCCGCAACGCCCAGCACCCCCAGCACAACGCTGCCATCCGCATCCGCGTGCCGGAGCTCGAGTACCACTTCGTCGACCGCGTACAGGGCGAATACCGCCAGCATCTGGGCCGGGAAGTGGGAGACTTCGTTATTCGCCGCCGCGACGGCCTCTACGCTTACCAACTGGCTGTGGTGCTGGACGACGCCTGGCAAGGTATCAACCAGGTGGTGCGCGGCGCCGACCTGCTGGACTCCACGCCGCGCCAGCTCTACTTGCAGGAACTGCTGGGGTTGAGCCAGCCGCGTTACCTGCATGTGCCGCTCATCATCCAGCCGGACGGCCACAAGCTCGGCAAGTCGTATCGCTCACCGCCGCTCCCTGCCGACAGCGCCGGCCCGCTGCTCAATCGTGCGCTACGCGCGCTCGGCCAGAAGCCTCCCGCCGAACTGGCGGGCGCAAGTCCTCGCGAAGTGCTGGGATGGGGGATCGCACACTGGGATGCCGAGCTCATCCCGCGTAGCCGGACACTGGCCGAAGCGCAACTGCGCTAG